A window of Caretta caretta isolate rCarCar2 chromosome 13, rCarCar1.hap1, whole genome shotgun sequence contains these coding sequences:
- the LOC125629763 gene encoding LOW QUALITY PROTEIN: olfactory receptor 6Q1-like (The sequence of the model RefSeq protein was modified relative to this genomic sequence to represent the inferred CDS: substituted 2 bases at 2 genomic stop codons) yields the protein MEQNNQTVVREFMLLGFTSLWVVKMSLFLVFLTIXTTSLVENSLIVALTLLDRQLHTPLYFFLCNLSCLEVFYTSVTVPKMLSNFLSRRPSITVVGCIAQYYFFSLGATECFLLAAMAYDRYLAICNPLQYSGLMNHRLSLNLAIACWVFGFLSPLLPTLMISKLPFCGPDKIDHFFCDADPLFXLSCADTYIQQVAGYTFTSIVILCSFTFTIASYVHIVGALLKISSGKEWKKPFSTCASHLTVVSIYYGTIIFMYVQPGVNQSFNLGKVVSVFYTVVTPLINPMIYSLRNREMKSL from the coding sequence ATGGAACAGAACAACCAGACAGTGGTGAGAGAATTCATGTTACTGGGATTCACTAGTCTATGGGTGGTGAAGATGTCCCTATTCTTGGTCTTTCTAACCATCTAAACCACATCCCTGGTTGAGAATTCCCTCATTGTTGCATTGACACTGTTGGATCGTCAACTCCACACACCTCTGTACTTTTTCCTCTGCAACTTGTCCTGCCTGGAGGTCTTCTACACTTCAGTCACTGTCCCAAAGATGCTCTCCAATTTTCTGTCCAGGAGACCCAGCATCACTGTGGTTGGCTGCATTGCTCAATATTACTTCTTCTCTCTAGGGGCCACCGAATGCTTCCTTTTGGCCGCCATGGCCTATGATCGATATTTGGCCATATGTAATCCATTGCAGTACAGCGGTCTCATGAACCACAGGCTCTCTCTCAACCTGGCCATTGCCTGTTGGGTCTTTGGCTTCCTCTCCCCCTTGCTGCCTACCCTCATGATTTCCAAGCTCCCCTTCTGTGGCCCTGACAAGATagaccatttcttctgtgatgcAGACCCGCTCTTCTGACTCTCCTGTGCCGACACCTATATCCAGCAAGTGGCTGGATACACGTTCACCTCTATTGTGATCCTGTGCTCCTTCACATTCACCATAGCTTCTTATGTTCACATTGTGGGTGCGCTCCTCAAGATATCTTCAGGCAAGGAGTGGAAGAAGCCCTTCTCCACCTGTGCATCCCACCTCACTGTGGTTTCCATCTATTATGGGACCATTATTTTCATGTATGTCCAGCCAGGGGTCAATCAGTCCTTCAACCTAGGCAAAGTAGTGTCGGTGTTTTATACAGTGGTCACCCCCTTGATAAATCCCATGATTTATAGTCTCAGGAACAGGGAAATGAAAAGTCTCTGA